The following proteins are co-located in the Sulfurovum sp. TSL6 genome:
- a CDS encoding helicase-related protein: MAKKKKKYFIKLNNKIRNYFNGLPFDEGVATLDEDKLIELIMLLDLRLPSHTKEEMIRALRRVWSEGEAVPREKIVSYLTQSYKSVPYSDSHKRPLDKVEKILQLLGDTSYTKHEENLILDAFIDVKSSKITEEKVLNKLTYLRMRSRLHTLEKSLEVVFNSLNEMEFYHSFTFVLQNFDFNKLLLCTTATLDMDALWNLNDEEMITKLEALKEETINKKTIEIEEFLKHVQGSKHPYLTEQEMNTALKSMSPESLLYHAPIAFESIEKILMDISDKYEVFESTDHIIIEKEKNHDLFGTTLFYSTSVSYEKPFIYNLIWRSKELPVKEDINRVNDDLLAHFRVAIDDVMQDMREESDKLDIEEEKLHEFIVRFVEPQIRSSNVLKFKEKSKRRILFHFGEYIKPLLEKQKREELLAKTIRDFKHLFPLARELKRKIIFHVGPTNSGKTYAALKELEAATTGYYLAPLRLLALEGYENLKKEGVAVSLITGEEEIIDEESTHISSTIEMMNGAVDVDVCVIDEIQMIADRDRGWAWANALIGIPAKKVILTGSSNALHAVKELCDYLDEELEVVHFERKNELAMLPQPTSMKRIEPQTAVVAFSRRDVLSLKQQLSEKYSVSVVYGNLSPEVRREEARRFREGESQILVATDAIAMGLNLPIKTLLFSKDNKFDGLRRRELLPTEVLQIAGRAGRYGFEEKGYVGALDENALTTITSAFHMPLPDLKLPVSVMASLEHVMLIGEILETDNILDILAFFAENMEFEGPFVAANIDSMLEIAAIVSEYDLDLKTRFYLSCAPASISSPYIESVFHRYIRQIEAGGKVLYIPPRDLPAFAQTNDMLLNAEDRVREISLYLWLSFKFPDIFEDTDKAMAARVRLNNFIENSLRQGHFTKQCRKCGKVLDFSYRFSICDQCHSQNKRGSGSSNYGGYRGRRRR; encoded by the coding sequence ATGGCAAAGAAAAAGAAAAAATACTTTATAAAACTTAACAATAAAATACGAAACTATTTTAATGGACTCCCTTTTGATGAAGGTGTAGCTACACTGGATGAAGATAAACTGATAGAGCTTATTATGCTGCTCGACCTCAGACTTCCCTCACACACTAAAGAAGAGATGATACGTGCACTCAGACGTGTTTGGAGTGAAGGAGAAGCAGTACCTAGAGAAAAGATAGTCTCTTACCTTACTCAGAGTTACAAATCTGTTCCCTATTCCGATAGTCATAAACGTCCATTAGACAAAGTAGAGAAGATCCTCCAACTCTTAGGAGATACCTCTTACACCAAACATGAAGAGAACCTGATTCTTGATGCATTCATCGACGTGAAGAGTAGCAAGATCACTGAAGAAAAAGTGCTCAATAAACTCACTTACTTACGCATGAGAAGCCGACTTCATACACTAGAAAAATCTTTGGAGGTCGTGTTTAATTCTCTTAATGAAATGGAGTTTTACCATAGCTTCACTTTTGTCCTGCAAAACTTTGACTTTAATAAACTGCTTTTATGTACGACTGCAACACTGGATATGGATGCACTATGGAATTTGAATGATGAAGAGATGATCACTAAACTTGAAGCGCTAAAAGAAGAAACCATCAACAAAAAAACTATAGAGATAGAAGAGTTTCTGAAACATGTTCAAGGTTCTAAACATCCCTATCTGACAGAACAAGAGATGAATACTGCACTCAAAAGCATGTCACCAGAATCATTACTCTATCATGCGCCGATAGCATTTGAAAGTATTGAAAAAATCTTGATGGACATCAGTGATAAATATGAAGTGTTTGAAAGTACGGATCATATCATTATAGAGAAAGAGAAAAACCATGATCTATTTGGTACGACACTCTTTTACAGTACCTCTGTTTCCTATGAAAAGCCTTTTATTTATAATCTCATTTGGAGAAGTAAAGAACTCCCTGTCAAAGAAGATATAAACAGAGTCAATGATGATCTGCTTGCGCACTTCAGGGTTGCTATAGATGATGTTATGCAAGATATGAGAGAAGAGAGCGATAAACTGGATATAGAAGAAGAAAAACTTCATGAGTTTATCGTACGTTTTGTAGAACCGCAGATACGTTCCTCCAACGTGCTAAAGTTCAAAGAAAAAAGCAAAAGACGCATACTCTTTCATTTTGGAGAATACATCAAGCCTTTACTTGAGAAACAAAAGCGTGAAGAGTTACTGGCCAAAACGATCCGTGACTTCAAACATCTTTTCCCTCTTGCACGTGAACTAAAAAGGAAGATCATCTTTCATGTAGGACCAACAAACTCAGGTAAAACCTATGCGGCGCTGAAAGAACTGGAAGCTGCAACAACAGGTTACTATCTTGCACCTCTACGACTTCTTGCTCTTGAGGGATATGAAAACCTCAAAAAAGAAGGTGTAGCTGTCTCACTTATCACAGGTGAAGAAGAGATCATAGACGAAGAATCTACACATATCTCTTCAACCATAGAGATGATGAATGGTGCAGTAGATGTGGATGTATGTGTCATAGATGAGATCCAAATGATCGCAGATCGTGACAGAGGATGGGCATGGGCAAATGCTCTTATAGGTATCCCTGCCAAAAAAGTCATACTTACAGGTTCAAGTAATGCACTTCACGCGGTCAAAGAACTCTGTGACTACCTTGATGAAGAGTTGGAAGTGGTCCACTTTGAGCGAAAAAATGAACTGGCCATGCTACCCCAGCCTACTTCCATGAAACGTATAGAACCTCAAACTGCAGTCGTAGCCTTTTCAAGACGTGATGTCCTTTCACTCAAACAACAACTCAGCGAAAAATATTCTGTCTCTGTCGTATACGGCAATCTTTCTCCTGAGGTCAGACGGGAAGAAGCCAGACGTTTTAGAGAAGGTGAAAGCCAAATACTCGTTGCCACAGATGCCATAGCTATGGGCCTTAACCTTCCTATAAAGACCCTGCTCTTTTCCAAAGACAACAAATTTGACGGCTTACGAAGACGTGAACTTCTTCCTACAGAAGTACTACAGATCGCTGGACGGGCAGGACGTTACGGTTTTGAAGAGAAAGGATATGTAGGAGCTTTGGATGAAAATGCACTGACCACCATCACTTCAGCTTTTCATATGCCGCTTCCAGACCTTAAATTGCCGGTCTCTGTCATGGCAAGTTTGGAACATGTCATGCTCATAGGTGAGATACTGGAAACCGATAACATTTTAGATATTCTTGCATTTTTTGCTGAAAATATGGAGTTTGAAGGTCCTTTTGTAGCTGCTAACATTGATTCTATGCTCGAGATAGCTGCCATTGTCAGCGAATATGATCTGGATCTAAAAACACGTTTTTATCTTTCTTGTGCACCTGCAAGTATCTCGTCACCCTATATAGAATCAGTCTTCCACCGTTATATCCGTCAGATCGAAGCAGGAGGAAAAGTACTCTATATTCCACCACGAGACCTTCCTGCTTTTGCACAGACCAATGATATGCTGCTTAATGCAGAAGACAGGGTAAGAGAGATCTCACTCTATCTGTGGCTCTCCTTCAAATTCCCGGATATTTTTGAAGATACTGACAAAGCTATGGCAGCCAGAGTACGATTGAACAACTTCATTGAAAATTCTCTTAGACAAGGACACTTCACCAAACAATGCCGTAAGTGTGGAAAGGTACTTGATTTTTCCTACAGGTTCTCCATTTGCGATCAGTGTCATAGTCAAAATAAAAGAGGTTCAGGGTCTTCAAACTATGGTGGCTATCGTGGTCGCAGACGAAGGTAA
- a CDS encoding cation diffusion facilitator family transporter: MSDSHSHHHHEINNYNRSFAIGITLNVIFVIIEAGYGLVADSLALIADAGHNFSDVLSLMLAWGASYLATRLPTHKRTYGLRKVTIMASLVSAVLLLVALGGIAWESVERLSSPKPVNGMIIIIVAGIGVVINTATALLFVKGQKHDLNIRAAYLHMAADAAISLGVVVAGIAIMITSWLWLDPVISLFIVLFILIGTWNLLKDSIDLSIDAVPQGIDVLHIKNYLTGLKNVTEIHDLHIWALSTTEIALTVHLVTTHELIDNCFLEKIQEHLHHHCGITHATIQIENEADDYTCVLNRDECKF; the protein is encoded by the coding sequence ATGTCAGACAGCCATTCTCATCATCACCATGAAATAAACAACTATAACCGTTCTTTTGCCATAGGTATTACCCTTAATGTTATTTTTGTGATCATTGAGGCAGGATATGGACTGGTTGCTGATTCCCTGGCACTTATCGCAGATGCCGGACATAATTTCAGTGATGTATTAAGCCTTATGCTTGCATGGGGTGCAAGCTATTTGGCAACAAGACTCCCGACCCATAAAAGAACCTATGGCTTACGCAAAGTCACTATTATGGCATCTTTGGTTTCGGCTGTATTACTTCTCGTAGCCCTTGGTGGTATCGCGTGGGAATCCGTGGAACGACTCTCTTCTCCAAAACCCGTGAATGGAATGATCATTATTATTGTTGCCGGGATTGGTGTGGTTATCAACACCGCAACAGCATTACTTTTTGTAAAAGGTCAAAAACATGATCTTAACATCCGAGCGGCATACTTACATATGGCAGCGGATGCAGCTATCTCATTAGGTGTAGTTGTTGCCGGTATTGCTATTATGATCACAAGCTGGCTTTGGCTTGACCCTGTCATCAGTCTTTTCATTGTGTTATTTATCTTGATTGGAACATGGAATTTACTTAAAGATTCCATAGATCTCTCCATAGATGCCGTACCGCAGGGGATAGATGTTCTGCATATCAAAAACTATCTCACTGGTCTCAAAAATGTAACTGAGATACATGACCTGCATATTTGGGCACTCAGTACCACGGAGATAGCCCTGACAGTGCATCTTGTAACGACCCATGAGCTGATTGACAATTGTTTTTTGGAAAAGATACAAGAACATCTTCATCATCACTGTGGCATTACCCATGCCACTATACAGATCGAAAATGAAGCGGACGATTATACCTGTGTGTTAAATCGTGATGAATGTAAATTTTAA
- a CDS encoding ankyrin repeat domain-containing protein — protein sequence MADEDFMRLEKIVYDNDLEAFKKAFENGMDVNIQNKYGWTPLHIAIRRDRRDMVEYLLEQGADIDKVDGVGWTPLMEAVMDDMPEICAFLIEKGADVTIANERGGTAGMIAQKFGRESMLKYFQ from the coding sequence ATGGCAGATGAAGATTTTATGAGACTTGAAAAAATTGTCTATGACAATGACTTAGAGGCATTTAAAAAAGCATTTGAGAACGGCATGGATGTTAACATTCAAAATAAATACGGATGGACTCCGCTTCACATTGCCATCAGGCGTGACAGAAGAGATATGGTTGAGTATCTTTTGGAACAAGGTGCTGATATTGATAAGGTAGATGGCGTTGGATGGACACCACTGATGGAAGCAGTGATGGATGATATGCCAGAAATTTGTGCTTTTCTTATAGAAAAAGGTGCTGACGTTACCATTGCCAATGAAAGGGGTGGAACAGCTGGAATGATTGCTCAAAAATTTGGCCGTGAGTCAATGCTTAAATATTTTCAATAG
- a CDS encoding DEAD/DEAH box helicase has product MSFTNLGLSEPLLKAIKEQGYDTPTPIQQKAIPVVIEGKDVLAAAQTGTGKTAGFTLPLLEKLSKTKPKMQKKQIRALVLTPTRELAAQVAESIKTYGKHMPYTSTVIFGGVGINPQLATIRKGVDIVIATPGRLLDIAGQKGIDFSALECLILDEADRMLDMGFIHDIKKLMKLMPQKRQTLLFSATFSPEIKTLASGLLKNPVLVEVARQNTTADQISQVVHFVDKRRKRELLSQLIKIKDWRQVLVFTRTKHGANKLTKELEEYGISAAAIHGNKSQGARTKALAAFKANEIRVLVATDIAARGIDIDQLPHVVNYELPNVPEDYVHRIGRTGRAGQSGEAVSLVCIDEHKLLKDIEKFIKSEIKKVEIEAFRPDPNIKAEPIQNGRGGGRGRNNSGGNSRNKPRSNSSHANNGGSRDGARSNNRNRNRNRNQSQG; this is encoded by the coding sequence ATGTCATTTACAAATTTGGGGTTATCTGAACCTCTTTTAAAAGCGATCAAAGAGCAGGGCTATGATACGCCTACACCCATACAGCAAAAAGCTATTCCTGTCGTGATAGAAGGAAAAGATGTCTTGGCTGCAGCACAAACCGGTACAGGTAAAACTGCAGGATTTACACTTCCGTTACTCGAGAAACTCTCCAAAACAAAACCAAAGATGCAGAAAAAACAGATCCGTGCTTTGGTACTTACCCCTACACGAGAACTGGCTGCACAAGTGGCTGAAAGCATCAAGACATATGGGAAACATATGCCTTACACATCTACGGTTATTTTCGGTGGTGTAGGTATTAACCCTCAATTGGCAACTATACGTAAAGGGGTGGATATCGTCATCGCAACACCAGGTAGACTGCTCGATATCGCAGGACAAAAAGGCATCGATTTTTCTGCCCTTGAGTGTCTCATCCTCGATGAAGCTGACCGTATGCTTGACATGGGATTTATCCATGACATCAAGAAACTGATGAAGCTTATGCCTCAAAAGAGACAAACTCTTCTCTTCTCAGCAACATTCTCACCGGAGATCAAAACGTTGGCATCAGGACTTTTAAAGAACCCTGTACTTGTAGAAGTGGCACGTCAAAATACCACGGCGGATCAGATATCGCAAGTGGTACACTTCGTAGATAAAAGGCGAAAGAGAGAATTGCTTTCTCAGCTTATCAAGATAAAAGACTGGAGACAGGTCTTAGTCTTTACACGTACAAAACACGGGGCAAACAAACTGACCAAAGAGCTTGAAGAGTATGGAATCTCTGCAGCGGCTATACATGGAAACAAAAGCCAGGGGGCTAGAACCAAAGCTTTGGCTGCTTTCAAGGCAAATGAGATCCGTGTACTTGTAGCTACAGATATCGCAGCAAGAGGGATAGACATAGACCAGCTTCCTCATGTAGTAAATTATGAACTGCCTAATGTACCCGAAGATTACGTTCACCGTATAGGTAGAACAGGCCGTGCAGGACAGAGTGGTGAGGCAGTTTCACTGGTCTGTATAGATGAACATAAATTGCTTAAAGATATTGAAAAATTCATCAAGTCGGAGATCAAAAAAGTAGAGATTGAAGCATTTAGACCAGATCCGAACATAAAGGCTGAGCCTATTCAAAATGGTAGAGGCGGAGGAAGAGGCCGTAATAACAGTGGTGGAAACTCACGCAATAAACCTCGCAGCAACAGCTCACATGCGAACAACGGTGGTAGCCGTGATGGCGCTAGAAGCAATAACAGAAATAGAAACCGTAATAGAAATCAATCACAAGGATAA
- a CDS encoding DUF6172 family protein has product MKKIFKLTDEKKHEDRVLEAVKHEIRKYVKREKKKKLEDSQNTYWDFDCKIGPTSESAKVVEYDDLIKALDAVKATGATECYVEILAKVVDKPLKEEVESMEDANN; this is encoded by the coding sequence ATGAAAAAAATATTTAAACTCACAGATGAGAAAAAACATGAAGACCGTGTACTCGAAGCCGTAAAACATGAGATACGCAAATATGTTAAACGCGAAAAGAAGAAGAAACTTGAAGATTCACAGAACACATACTGGGACTTTGATTGTAAAATAGGGCCTACTTCAGAGTCAGCAAAAGTAGTAGAGTATGATGATCTCATTAAAGCACTTGATGCAGTAAAAGCAACGGGTGCTACAGAGTGTTATGTAGAGATACTTGCAAAAGTGGTTGATAAACCACTGAAAGAAGAAGTTGAATCTATGGAAGATGCAAACAACTAA
- a CDS encoding entericidin EcnAB — MKKTTILAVFMTLSMIMSGCSKTWSGVKEDTSKAWDSSKKAVHNATA, encoded by the coding sequence ATGAAAAAAACAACTATATTGGCAGTATTTATGACTTTGAGTATGATCATGTCTGGATGTAGTAAAACATGGAGTGGCGTCAAAGAAGATACTAGCAAAGCATGGGATTCATCTAAAAAGGCAGTGCATAACGCAACTGCATAA
- a CDS encoding cytochrome c family protein yields the protein MKTVFTLTLGIIFLLFLNACGGGSISDTPSTLPDDNTTFPDVVLHDPSFTTTHFSGSQNCAQCHDGIKDANGTDVSLVKAWQGTMMANAATDPFWKAKVATEVKEHPEFKEVIEAKCSRCHTPMANVEATYNGDTVSLSGDGFFNDQNYYYDAAMQGVSCTLCHQIENTPQLGTTEGFSGKFVIDTNNTGIERKIYGPFIDPNPNPMQNSVQFTPEYSPHINESKLCASCHNLETPVISTDGQDTGLTFPEQAAYTEWEYSDFNGTEYSCQYCHMPQAEGSFKISTKGNVGERFPFYQHKFLGANTYMLEILKNNRQKLGVLADEARFNESITDTREFLKAAAVVDIKNTRFLNGTTLSFDVNVTNKSGHKFPTGFPSRRAWLHVTVKNSADQIVFESGAMNDNGQINGVVYNITTNEYEPHYDKITDPSQVQVYETILQDTDDNMTYILLHALHYLKDNRILPKGLDKKEVNLPETINPHGYAETDDDFIGGSDTVRYEIKDLPAGTYTVTATLHYQTLSFGFAQDLYKNAELPEVALMKALDASTTNRYETISTDSISIKIP from the coding sequence ATGAAAACTGTCTTCACTCTAACATTAGGTATCATTTTTCTACTTTTTTTAAATGCTTGTGGCGGTGGGTCCATCAGTGATACCCCTTCGACTCTGCCTGATGATAATACTACCTTTCCTGATGTAGTCTTACATGATCCCTCTTTTACCACAACACACTTCAGCGGTTCACAAAACTGTGCACAGTGTCATGATGGCATCAAGGATGCCAATGGTACAGATGTCTCTCTTGTGAAAGCATGGCAAGGTACGATGATGGCCAATGCAGCAACCGATCCATTCTGGAAGGCAAAAGTTGCCACTGAAGTCAAAGAACACCCTGAGTTCAAAGAAGTGATCGAAGCGAAATGTAGCCGATGCCACACTCCTATGGCTAATGTAGAAGCAACATATAATGGTGATACGGTTTCACTTTCTGGCGATGGATTTTTTAACGATCAAAACTACTATTATGATGCTGCTATGCAAGGAGTCAGCTGTACACTCTGTCATCAAATAGAAAACACCCCCCAACTGGGTACTACTGAAGGCTTTTCAGGTAAATTTGTTATCGATACCAATAACACCGGAATAGAACGTAAAATTTATGGTCCCTTTATAGATCCTAACCCTAACCCAATGCAGAATAGTGTTCAGTTTACCCCCGAATACAGTCCCCATATCAATGAGTCCAAACTCTGTGCCAGCTGCCATAACCTAGAGACTCCTGTTATCTCTACAGACGGACAAGATACTGGTTTAACTTTCCCCGAGCAGGCAGCCTATACCGAATGGGAATACAGTGACTTTAATGGAACAGAATACAGTTGCCAATACTGCCATATGCCACAAGCAGAGGGCAGTTTTAAAATTTCTACAAAAGGTAATGTAGGAGAAAGGTTTCCATTTTATCAACATAAATTCCTTGGTGCCAACACTTATATGCTCGAGATCCTCAAGAACAACCGTCAAAAACTAGGGGTTTTGGCAGATGAAGCAAGATTTAATGAAAGCATTACGGATACCAGAGAGTTTCTTAAAGCCGCAGCCGTTGTAGACATTAAAAATACAAGATTTTTAAATGGTACTACGCTTAGTTTTGATGTAAACGTTACGAATAAAAGTGGTCACAAGTTCCCGACAGGCTTTCCGTCACGCCGTGCCTGGCTTCATGTAACAGTCAAAAACAGTGCAGATCAAATTGTTTTTGAATCAGGGGCAATGAATGATAATGGACAGATCAACGGTGTAGTATACAACATAACAACCAATGAATATGAACCGCACTATGATAAGATCACTGATCCTTCACAGGTACAGGTCTATGAAACGATCTTACAGGATACAGATGATAATATGACCTATATACTCCTGCATGCACTGCATTATCTTAAAGACAACCGTATCTTGCCAAAGGGACTTGATAAAAAAGAGGTAAATTTACCTGAGACAATCAATCCACATGGGTATGCTGAAACGGATGATGACTTTATTGGGGGAAGTGATACAGTAAGATACGAGATAAAAGATCTGCCGGCAGGTACTTATACTGTCACTGCTACATTACACTACCAAACACTATCTTTTGGTTTCGCTCAAGATCTATACAAAAATGCTGAGTTACCTGAAGTAGCTCTGATGAAAGCTCTTGACGCTAGTACGACGAATCGCTATGAGACTATCTCAACAGATTCAATCTCAATCAAGATTCCCTAG
- a CDS encoding type IV pilus twitching motility protein PilT: MSLTQNIKERLDAWLHMLIEANGADLHIKSNSQIHARIKSEIVLLSNEKLDAKTIEELVQMLTGNAYEEFIETKEYDGAYALDENYRFRINISMHLGGFALAFRLIPSYIKTIEELNLPLALHKLTHLRRGLVLITGTTGSGKSTTLSSVIEEINKKYPHHIITIEDPIEYVHNDIKSIVEQRELGLHTTSFSRALRAAMREDPDIIVVGEMRDIATAESILQAVNTGHLVFSTVHTLDARETVDRIIAIFPNEEQNRVRETLASTLEAVVSQRLIRGTSGDMIPAVELMFKSPQIQELIRSKRDHEIPDALEKEHTSFDSISFNRALFDLTLADKITEEQAYQYASSPDDLKLMFTVSTEYEEKFHPESKGEALSLKDE, translated from the coding sequence ATGTCTTTAACACAAAATATAAAAGAGAGATTGGATGCTTGGTTACATATGCTGATTGAAGCAAATGGAGCCGATCTGCATATTAAATCAAATAGCCAAATTCATGCACGTATAAAAAGTGAAATCGTTCTTTTGTCAAATGAAAAATTAGATGCAAAGACCATTGAAGAACTTGTTCAAATGTTAACGGGTAATGCCTATGAAGAATTTATAGAAACTAAAGAATATGATGGTGCCTATGCTCTTGATGAAAACTACCGTTTCCGTATCAACATTTCTATGCATCTTGGTGGTTTCGCACTGGCCTTCCGTCTTATACCTTCTTATATTAAAACCATAGAAGAGCTAAACCTCCCGCTAGCTTTACACAAGCTCACTCATCTTAGACGTGGTCTTGTTCTCATTACCGGTACAACAGGAAGTGGTAAATCTACAACCCTTTCAAGTGTTATAGAGGAGATAAATAAAAAATACCCGCATCATATCATCACTATTGAAGATCCTATAGAGTATGTACATAATGATATAAAATCTATCGTAGAGCAACGAGAACTGGGATTGCATACGACTAGCTTTTCTCGTGCATTGCGTGCAGCAATGCGTGAAGACCCGGATATTATTGTGGTGGGTGAAATGCGTGACATTGCAACAGCTGAAAGTATTTTACAAGCTGTAAATACAGGGCACCTAGTCTTCTCTACAGTTCATACATTAGATGCTAGAGAAACCGTTGACCGTATTATCGCTATTTTCCCGAACGAAGAGCAAAACCGTGTACGTGAAACGCTTGCTTCAACCTTGGAAGCCGTTGTTTCACAACGTCTGATCAGAGGTACATCCGGAGACATGATCCCTGCTGTAGAATTGATGTTTAAAAGTCCTCAAATTCAAGAACTGATCCGAAGTAAACGTGATCATGAAATTCCAGATGCTCTTGAAAAAGAACATACCAGTTTTGATTCTATTAGCTTTAATCGTGCGCTTTTTGATCTTACATTGGCAGATAAGATCACTGAAGAACAAGCATACCAGTATGCAAGCAGTCCGGATGACCTTAAGCTCATGTTTACCGTGAGTACAGAGTATGAAGAAAAATTCCACCCAGAGTCAAAAGGCGAGGCACTTTCACTTAAAGACGAATAG
- a CDS encoding aldo/keto reductase — protein sequence MEYRYIGKTGLRVSPICMGTMTFGTQCDKKEAFAIMDKAYDYGINFYDTAELYPVPPDAKLAGITEEWVGEWMKTKERDSIILATKVAGAASGWFVPPIRHGLTAIDRFHIERAIEGSLKRLKTDYIDLYQMHWPDTIVPIEESLEAFDRLVKAGKVRHIGTSNDTAYGTSKALMTSYYKGLARFESIQNNFSLLNRRFLDELSTLSQKEQISLLPYSPLAGGVLSGKYNQGLKPEDANGRFATYLKSPNQRQRIMAQRFMNDKTLASTQQYLKIAADAGLHPVTLATAWSKQFDFVASTIIGATHTDQLDASLAAMNLTLSDEILSACDKVHEEILYPMG from the coding sequence ATGGAATATCGATACATAGGAAAAACCGGACTTCGTGTTTCACCCATCTGTATGGGAACCATGACATTTGGAACACAGTGTGACAAGAAAGAAGCATTTGCCATCATGGACAAAGCCTATGACTATGGCATTAACTTTTACGATACAGCAGAGCTCTACCCTGTTCCACCCGATGCAAAACTTGCAGGTATCACGGAAGAGTGGGTAGGTGAATGGATGAAAACAAAAGAACGGGATTCTATCATTCTAGCTACCAAAGTTGCAGGAGCTGCAAGCGGCTGGTTTGTTCCTCCTATTCGCCACGGGTTGACAGCCATAGACAGATTTCATATAGAACGTGCTATAGAAGGAAGTTTGAAACGGCTCAAAACCGACTACATAGACCTTTACCAAATGCATTGGCCCGATACCATCGTGCCGATAGAAGAGTCACTTGAAGCCTTTGACAGATTGGTGAAAGCAGGGAAAGTTCGTCATATAGGGACATCTAATGACACTGCCTATGGTACAAGTAAGGCTCTAATGACCTCCTATTATAAAGGATTGGCACGATTTGAATCCATACAGAACAATTTCTCACTGCTCAACCGTAGATTTTTAGATGAGCTCTCTACCCTTTCTCAAAAGGAACAAATCTCACTGCTCCCCTACTCACCGTTAGCAGGTGGTGTGTTATCCGGAAAATACAACCAGGGATTAAAACCCGAAGATGCCAATGGAAGATTTGCAACTTATTTGAAGTCACCTAACCAACGGCAACGTATCATGGCGCAACGTTTCATGAATGACAAAACTTTGGCATCCACCCAACAATACCTAAAAATAGCAGCAGATGCAGGACTTCATCCGGTAACATTGGCTACAGCCTGGTCAAAACAGTTTGATTTTGTGGCTTCAACCATCATAGGTGCAACCCACACCGATCAGCTTGATGCTTCGCTTGCAGCTATGAATCTTACACTCAGTGATGAAATTTTAAGCGCTTGTGACAAAGTACACGAAGAGATACTCTACCCTATGGGCTAA